A genome region from Hymenobacter tibetensis includes the following:
- a CDS encoding cupin domain-containing protein, with the protein MSTTETNFRLDNDSQPWTQVAEGMRRQVLAYDPQMMLVRVAFEKGGIGALHHHVHTQMTYVESGVFKSTVGEETRVMRAGDVFYAPSNVWHSVECLEAGMLLDTFSPMREDFI; encoded by the coding sequence ATGTCAACCACTGAAACCAACTTCCGGCTAGACAACGACAGCCAACCGTGGACGCAGGTAGCCGAAGGTATGCGCCGGCAAGTGCTGGCCTACGACCCGCAGATGATGCTGGTCAGGGTAGCGTTTGAGAAAGGCGGCATCGGAGCTCTGCACCACCACGTGCACACCCAAATGACCTACGTGGAAAGCGGGGTCTTCAAATCGACAGTAGGGGAGGAGACGCGCGTGATGCGAGCGGGTGACGTGTTTTATGCGCCATCCAACGTGTGGCACAGCGTGGAGTGCCTGGAAGCCGGCATGCTGCTGGATACCTTCAGCCCGATGCGCGAAGACTTTATTTAG
- the pelA gene encoding pectate lyase, with the protein MGIFSARAQQVTVAADGSGNFRTIQAAINSLPNQAAKPRTVYIKNGTYREKVLIDNKQQLVLKGQSEKGVVLTYAQARDEWRCDPVAGADDWGVATLNMRNSPDVTFENLTVLNTYGFDAKGEVTIDCPTDLSKTKTISKTGHQMALRTMPGTTRLIVKQCTFRALGGDTVSPWDVDAGLYYFQDCTMEGGVDFYCPRGWAYAENCRFICHNPNAAIWHDGSSNKDSKTVLKNCVFEGDDNFKLGRFHREAQFYLLDCKFASNMADADIYWAQSGPGAKQWGRRVYYANCHREGGDFAWHKNNLSTAEGAPKASKITAEWTYGGRWYPISGKKATVALAPSNFSKANSMVPTAANLRADLADSVAEKMLVYQRSVGGWPKAVKIAGVEEKVDYTKPLSAARRASTLADAGRNDATIDNNATTREITYLLQAFKRTNLAAYKQGAERGIQYLLKMQYPNGGFPQYYPDASSYRHLITYNDNAMIRVLDLLRAVAKQEQEFALVNPELVGQAKGAVDRGVDCILKTQYVQKGKRTAWCAQHDEKTLQPAKARAFELASLSGFESARIVEFLMEIDNPSPEVKQAITSAVAWFEQVKMPNLALKDIQDPNQPTGRDRVMVQEPGAILWARFYELETNRPIYVGRDSKVHYALAEIENERRAGYVYAGTWPAKLLTKTYPQWQQKYAATTTPQASK; encoded by the coding sequence ATGGGGATCTTTTCAGCCCGTGCTCAGCAGGTGACAGTGGCGGCGGATGGTTCGGGAAATTTCCGGACCATCCAGGCCGCTATCAATAGTTTGCCCAACCAAGCTGCCAAGCCGCGGACGGTGTACATCAAAAATGGCACCTACCGCGAAAAGGTGCTTATCGATAACAAACAGCAACTTGTTCTGAAGGGACAAAGCGAGAAAGGCGTCGTGCTGACGTACGCCCAAGCCCGCGACGAGTGGCGCTGCGACCCAGTGGCCGGCGCCGACGACTGGGGCGTGGCTACGCTCAACATGCGCAACTCCCCCGACGTTACCTTCGAAAACCTGACGGTGCTCAACACCTATGGCTTCGACGCGAAGGGGGAGGTAACCATTGACTGCCCGACCGATCTGTCTAAAACGAAAACCATCAGCAAAACTGGCCACCAGATGGCGCTGCGCACCATGCCCGGCACCACCCGGCTGATAGTAAAGCAGTGCACCTTCCGTGCCCTAGGCGGCGACACCGTCAGCCCCTGGGATGTGGATGCGGGCCTGTATTATTTTCAGGATTGCACCATGGAAGGTGGGGTAGATTTCTACTGCCCGCGGGGCTGGGCCTACGCCGAAAACTGCCGCTTTATTTGCCACAATCCCAATGCCGCCATCTGGCACGATGGGTCCAGCAACAAAGACTCGAAAACGGTGCTGAAAAACTGCGTTTTCGAGGGCGACGACAACTTCAAGCTGGGCCGTTTCCACCGGGAAGCGCAGTTTTATCTGTTGGACTGCAAGTTTGCCAGCAACATGGCCGACGCCGACATTTACTGGGCTCAGTCAGGCCCAGGGGCCAAGCAGTGGGGGCGGCGCGTGTACTATGCCAACTGCCACCGCGAGGGCGGCGACTTCGCTTGGCACAAAAACAACCTGAGTACAGCGGAAGGCGCGCCCAAAGCGTCGAAAATCACGGCGGAGTGGACCTACGGCGGGCGCTGGTACCCGATATCGGGCAAGAAAGCCACGGTAGCGCTGGCACCGTCCAATTTCAGCAAGGCCAACTCGATGGTGCCCACCGCCGCCAACCTGCGCGCCGACCTAGCAGACAGCGTAGCGGAAAAGATGCTGGTGTATCAGCGCAGCGTGGGCGGGTGGCCCAAGGCCGTGAAGATTGCGGGAGTGGAAGAGAAAGTGGACTACACCAAACCACTGTCGGCCGCGAGGCGGGCCAGTACGTTGGCAGACGCTGGCCGCAACGACGCCACCATCGACAACAACGCTACCACTCGCGAAATCACCTATTTGCTGCAAGCATTCAAGCGCACCAACCTTGCTGCATACAAACAGGGCGCAGAGCGTGGCATCCAGTATCTGCTGAAGATGCAGTACCCCAACGGCGGTTTCCCGCAGTACTACCCCGATGCCAGCAGCTACCGCCACCTCATCACCTACAACGACAACGCCATGATTCGGGTGCTGGACTTGTTGCGAGCCGTAGCCAAACAGGAGCAAGAGTTTGCGCTGGTGAATCCGGAGCTGGTGGGCCAAGCGAAAGGTGCTGTAGACCGTGGCGTAGACTGCATTCTGAAAACCCAGTATGTGCAGAAAGGCAAGCGCACTGCGTGGTGCGCGCAGCACGACGAAAAAACTTTGCAGCCCGCTAAAGCACGGGCGTTCGAGTTGGCTTCCCTGAGCGGATTCGAGTCGGCCCGCATTGTGGAGTTCCTAATGGAAATCGATAATCCTTCGCCGGAAGTGAAGCAGGCCATTACCAGTGCAGTAGCGTGGTTCGAGCAAGTGAAGATGCCGAACCTGGCGCTGAAAGATATCCAAGACCCCAACCAGCCCACCGGCCGCGACCGGGTGATGGTGCAGGAGCCGGGTGCCATCCTGTGGGCTCGGTTCTATGAGCTAGAAACCAACCGTCCTATCTATGTGGGGCGCGACAGCAAGGTGCACTATGCCTTGGCTGAAATAGAAAACGAGCGGCGGGCCGGCTACGTCTACGCGGGCACTTGGCCCGCAAAGCTGCTCACCAAAACCTATCCTCAATGGCAGCAGAAATACGCCGCCACTACCACCCCGCAGGCCAGCAAATAA
- a CDS encoding beta/alpha barrel domain-containing protein yields the protein METKNKSRFSSAEAFETVLRYPVVPVFYHADVAYAKRIVQACYDGGLRVFEFTNRGEKAFDVFSELVTFVHDTCPDMLLGIGTIYVAEDAERFIAAGADFVVQPCLTAEVAAVCRAHDVPWLPGTMTISEIYQATQLGAAIVKIFPGNVVGPGFIKSLRGPMPTVPIMVTGGVEPTQESLKEWFQAGVNAVGMGSQLFKNADDTAALSQQIADLLAYVDTLKK from the coding sequence ATGGAAACCAAAAACAAGTCCCGATTCTCGTCGGCCGAAGCATTTGAAACGGTACTGCGCTACCCCGTAGTCCCCGTGTTCTACCACGCGGATGTAGCGTATGCCAAGCGTATTGTACAGGCTTGCTACGACGGTGGTTTGCGCGTATTCGAGTTCACCAATCGGGGAGAGAAAGCCTTCGACGTGTTCAGCGAGTTGGTGACTTTTGTACACGACACCTGCCCAGACATGCTGCTCGGCATCGGCACGATTTACGTGGCCGAGGACGCCGAACGGTTTATTGCAGCCGGCGCCGACTTTGTGGTGCAGCCTTGCCTAACGGCTGAAGTGGCCGCTGTCTGCCGCGCCCACGATGTGCCGTGGCTGCCCGGTACCATGACCATTTCCGAGATATACCAAGCCACGCAGCTTGGGGCCGCCATCGTGAAGATATTCCCCGGTAACGTGGTAGGTCCTGGCTTTATTAAGAGCTTACGCGGGCCTATGCCTACCGTGCCCATTATGGTAACGGGAGGAGTGGAGCCCACTCAGGAAAGCTTGAAAGAGTGGTTTCAGGCCGGCGTGAATGCTGTGGGCATGGGCTCTCAGCTCTTCAAAAATGCCGACGATACGGCCGCGCTAAGCCAGCAGATTGCTGATTTGCTGGCGTATGTTGATACCTTGAAAAAATAG
- the uxaC gene encoding glucuronate isomerase, whose translation MKKPFLNEDFLLQTETAQQLYHEYAKSMPIIDYHNHLLPDQIAQDRQFETISQIWLYGDHYKWRGMRANGVPERYITGDASDWEKFEKWAETVPQTVRNPLYHWTHLELQRYFGVTELLNKESARRIYDECNAKLQTPEYSVRNLLRKMNVETLCTTDDPSDSLEHHRALAASDFATRVLPTFRADKAMTPEDATSYNHYLDKLGEAAAVDIRTYYDLQTALRLRHDYFAALGCRLSDHGLEQIYAADYTEAEINDIFAKVRGGEELTASEVLQFKSAMLVFLAEMDWEKGWTQQYHLGALRNNNSRMLRELGPDTGWDSIGDFPQGRALSRFLDRLDGQDKLAKTIIYNLNPADNELIATMIGNFNDGSVAGKVQFGSGWWFLDQKDGMEKQINALSNMGLLSRFVGMLTDSRSFLSYPRHEYFRRILCNIIGNDVENGELPDDMELLGTIVQNICYGNAKAYFGFDTVTESVPQTEAVLRS comes from the coding sequence ATGAAAAAGCCCTTTCTGAACGAGGATTTCTTACTGCAAACTGAAACCGCGCAGCAGCTCTATCATGAGTATGCTAAGTCGATGCCCATCATCGACTATCACAACCACTTGCTGCCCGACCAGATTGCGCAGGACCGGCAGTTCGAGACCATCAGCCAGATCTGGCTTTACGGCGACCATTACAAGTGGCGCGGTATGCGCGCGAACGGGGTGCCGGAGCGCTACATCACTGGGGATGCCTCGGATTGGGAGAAGTTTGAGAAGTGGGCGGAGACCGTACCCCAAACGGTGCGTAATCCGCTCTACCACTGGACGCATCTGGAATTGCAGCGCTACTTTGGCGTTACCGAGCTGCTGAACAAGGAGAGTGCGCGCCGCATCTACGACGAGTGCAACGCCAAGCTACAGACCCCGGAATACTCGGTGCGCAACTTGCTGCGCAAAATGAACGTGGAAACCTTGTGCACCACCGACGACCCATCGGATTCGCTGGAGCATCACCGCGCCCTGGCCGCCAGCGACTTCGCAACGCGCGTGCTGCCCACGTTCCGCGCCGACAAAGCCATGACGCCCGAGGACGCCACCAGCTATAACCACTACCTCGACAAGCTCGGGGAGGCGGCCGCCGTTGACATCCGCACCTACTACGACCTGCAAACAGCGCTACGCCTACGCCACGACTACTTCGCGGCCCTCGGTTGCCGCTTGTCTGACCATGGGTTGGAGCAGATTTACGCTGCTGATTACACCGAGGCGGAAATCAACGACATCTTTGCCAAAGTACGAGGTGGTGAGGAGCTAACGGCCAGCGAAGTGCTGCAATTCAAATCGGCCATGCTGGTATTTCTGGCCGAAATGGATTGGGAAAAGGGCTGGACTCAGCAGTACCACTTAGGCGCTTTGCGCAACAACAACTCCCGCATGCTGCGCGAGCTAGGTCCCGATACCGGCTGGGATTCCATCGGCGACTTCCCACAAGGCCGTGCGCTGTCCCGCTTCCTCGACCGCCTCGACGGACAGGATAAGCTGGCGAAAACCATCATCTACAACCTCAACCCCGCCGACAACGAGCTGATTGCCACCATGATTGGCAACTTCAATGATGGCTCGGTGGCAGGTAAGGTGCAGTTTGGCTCCGGCTGGTGGTTCCTCGACCAGAAAGACGGCATGGAAAAGCAAATCAACGCGCTGTCGAATATGGGCCTGCTTAGCCGTTTTGTGGGCATGCTCACCGATTCGCGCAGTTTCCTTTCGTACCCACGCCACGAGTATTTCCGCCGCATCCTGTGCAACATCATCGGCAACGATGTAGAGAATGGCGAGTTGCCGGATGATATGGAATTATTGGGTACTATCGTGCAGAATATCTGCTACGGCAACGCCAAAGCCTATTTCGGGTTCGATACCGTTACCGAATCAGTGCCGCAGACTGAGGCAGTGCTTCGGTCGTAG
- a CDS encoding sugar kinase yields MKQVVTFGEIMMRLSTPLNYRLTQSASLEVNYGGGDANVAAAVAGLGVPAAHVTCFPANELGQAAVQSFQRLGVDMQHTVYSGKRLGLYFLEVGASLRPSKVVYDRADSSFANLDPAAFKWDTILQNAQWLHWTGITPAISAATAQATADAIAAARRLGITVSADVNYRRNLWQYGQTAQQVMTELVAGCDVVVCSENDAEDLFGIQPTPGADNKFASMGEQLIARFPQIKQVISTRRKTQSASHERIKGMLFDGSYTETPYLDITPVVDRIGGGDAFMGGFIYGSLKYAAPAEALSFALAASALKHTIHGDVNLVTVAEVEHVMQGNTTGRLVR; encoded by the coding sequence ATGAAACAGGTTGTCACCTTCGGGGAGATTATGATGCGCCTCTCGACGCCCCTGAACTACCGGCTCACACAATCGGCTAGCTTGGAAGTGAACTACGGGGGCGGCGACGCCAACGTGGCGGCTGCCGTAGCCGGCTTAGGCGTACCGGCCGCGCACGTCACCTGCTTCCCTGCCAACGAACTAGGCCAAGCGGCCGTCCAAAGCTTCCAGCGCCTGGGCGTTGACATGCAGCACACCGTGTACAGCGGCAAACGCCTCGGGCTATACTTCCTGGAAGTGGGAGCTTCGCTGCGCCCCAGCAAAGTGGTGTACGACCGTGCCGACTCGTCGTTCGCCAACTTGGACCCGGCTGCCTTCAAGTGGGACACGATTCTGCAGAATGCGCAGTGGCTGCACTGGACCGGCATTACGCCCGCTATTTCAGCTGCCACCGCGCAAGCCACGGCTGATGCCATTGCCGCGGCCCGCCGCCTTGGTATCACGGTTTCGGCCGATGTCAACTACCGCCGCAACCTCTGGCAGTATGGCCAGACCGCGCAGCAAGTCATGACGGAGCTAGTAGCCGGCTGTGATGTGGTGGTGTGCTCGGAAAACGACGCCGAAGATTTGTTTGGCATTCAGCCCACGCCGGGCGCCGACAATAAGTTTGCTTCGATGGGGGAGCAGCTGATAGCGCGCTTTCCTCAAATCAAGCAAGTGATTTCCACCCGTCGCAAAACCCAGAGTGCTTCGCATGAGCGCATCAAGGGCATGCTGTTCGACGGGTCTTATACGGAAACCCCGTATCTTGACATCACGCCTGTTGTGGACCGTATTGGTGGCGGCGACGCCTTCATGGGCGGTTTCATTTATGGCTCTTTGAAGTACGCTGCTCCCGCCGAAGCCCTGAGCTTCGCGCTGGCGGCTTCTGCTCTCAAGCATACCATTCACGGCGACGTGAACTTGGTGACGGTAGCCGAAGTAGAGCACGTCATGCAAGGCAACACCACCGGCCGCTTAGTGCGATAA
- a CDS encoding UxaA family hydrolase → MKHLVAKIHPDDNVLVALTDLPVGTPVTHDGVTITTTERIPAKHKLAMQFLAPGDPVHMYGVLVGKAAQAIGVGGLLTTANMRHATDSYDENQERRATWTAPDVSKWQDRTFMGFHRADGSVGTANYWLVVPLVFCENRNIQVLEEALVNDLGYARRKSYQPQTQELISLMQAGKSVEEILATDLHSAEGKHQKPKLFPNVDGIRFLSHEGGCGGIRQDAQSLCGLIAGYITHPNVAGATVLSLGCQNAQVSMLQDEINKRSPNFNKPLFILEQQKLGTEETLISTALRQTFAGLMEANQVQRQPAPLSKLCIGLECGGSDGFSGISANPAVGHVSDLMVGLGGSVILAEFPELCGVEQELVDRSVDHATAERFSHLMKAYGDSAIAVGSGFDMNPSPGNIRDGLITDAMKSAGAARKGGSSPVVAVLDYPELVTKPGLNLLCTPGNDVESTTAEVGSGANIVLFTTGLGTPTGNPIAPVIKISSNTALANRMPDIIDVNTGTVIDGEETIEQAGERILDYVIRVASGEEVAAVRHGQTDFIPWKRGVSL, encoded by the coding sequence ATGAAGCATCTAGTAGCGAAAATTCATCCTGATGATAACGTGTTGGTGGCACTCACCGACCTGCCCGTTGGTACGCCCGTCACCCACGATGGCGTTACCATCACAACCACCGAACGGATACCGGCCAAGCATAAGCTCGCCATGCAGTTTCTGGCCCCCGGCGACCCAGTGCACATGTACGGGGTGCTGGTCGGGAAAGCGGCGCAGGCTATTGGCGTGGGGGGCTTGCTCACTACGGCCAACATGCGGCACGCTACCGACAGCTACGACGAAAATCAGGAGCGCCGTGCCACCTGGACGGCCCCAGACGTATCGAAGTGGCAGGACCGCACCTTTATGGGCTTTCACCGCGCCGATGGCAGCGTAGGTACCGCCAACTACTGGCTGGTTGTGCCGCTGGTGTTCTGCGAAAACCGCAACATTCAGGTGCTGGAAGAGGCTTTGGTCAACGACCTGGGCTATGCCCGCCGCAAATCGTATCAGCCCCAAACCCAGGAGCTGATTTCGTTGATGCAAGCCGGCAAGTCTGTGGAAGAAATCCTGGCTACTGACTTGCACAGCGCCGAAGGCAAGCACCAGAAGCCCAAACTGTTTCCGAACGTGGATGGCATCCGGTTCCTAAGCCATGAAGGCGGCTGCGGCGGCATTCGGCAAGATGCGCAAAGCCTCTGCGGGTTGATTGCCGGTTATATCACGCATCCAAACGTGGCCGGAGCCACCGTGCTTAGCCTCGGCTGCCAGAACGCGCAGGTGAGCATGTTGCAAGACGAAATCAACAAGCGCAGCCCCAACTTCAACAAGCCGCTCTTCATTTTAGAGCAGCAGAAGCTTGGCACCGAGGAAACCCTGATCAGCACCGCCTTGCGCCAGACGTTTGCGGGCCTGATGGAAGCCAACCAAGTGCAGCGCCAGCCGGCACCGCTCAGCAAGCTGTGCATCGGCCTGGAGTGTGGCGGTTCGGATGGCTTCTCGGGTATTTCAGCCAACCCCGCTGTCGGGCACGTCTCTGACTTGATGGTCGGGCTGGGCGGTTCGGTTATTCTAGCTGAATTCCCGGAGCTGTGCGGGGTAGAGCAAGAACTCGTGGACCGCAGTGTAGACCACGCCACGGCCGAACGGTTTAGCCACCTCATGAAAGCCTACGGCGACAGTGCCATAGCCGTTGGTTCAGGCTTCGACATGAACCCCTCACCAGGCAACATTCGCGACGGGTTGATTACCGATGCTATGAAGTCGGCGGGCGCGGCGCGCAAAGGCGGCAGCTCGCCCGTGGTAGCTGTGCTCGACTACCCGGAATTGGTAACCAAACCAGGCCTCAACCTGCTCTGCACCCCCGGCAACGACGTGGAATCGACGACGGCTGAGGTAGGCTCGGGCGCCAATATCGTGCTGTTCACCACTGGGCTGGGCACACCCACCGGCAACCCCATTGCCCCGGTTATCAAGATTTCCAGCAACACGGCGCTGGCCAACCGCATGCCCGACATCATTGATGTAAACACAGGCACCGTCATCGACGGCGAAGAAACCATCGAGCAGGCCGGAGAGCGGATTCTGGACTATGTGATTCGGGTGGCAAGCGGCGAAGAAGTGGCGGCAGTTCGCCACGGGCAAACCGATTTCATTCCGTGGAAGCGCGGCGTCTCGTTGTAA
- a CDS encoding tagaturonate reductase: MSHLSKSLVLSAPTTAAALPTAEHFELPEKVLQFGTGVLLRGLPDYFIDKANRQGIFNGRVVVVKSTDGGDITAFERQDGLYTLVVRGVEDGQTIEENVVSSAISRVLSAKSQWSEILACAANPELTVIISNTTEVGIQLVADDVTQAPPVSFPGKLLAFLYARYQAFDGDKAKGLVIVPTELIVDNGTKLEAILLEQAHRNNLPAEFIDWLETANSICNSLVDRIVPGRPDVSMQESLAEQLGYDDELLTMSEVYTLWAIEGDEHVKEVLSFHQADKGVVIKPDINQFRELKLRLLNGTHTLSCGLALLSGFTTVRESMDDKLFASFVHNLMLADLLPGIPYAIDEKVGQRFGMQVLDRFRNPFIEHRWLSISLNYTAKQQMRNVPTLLHYSRQLGAVPHYVALGFAAYLLFMRGTRQDASGWHGEINGTEYIIQDEKAGYFADVWNRLEPAELTRTVLHNTTLWGHDLLAVPGFADEVSNYLEQLLTHGAHATLAKVLNQTVSQKEVAK; this comes from the coding sequence ATGTCCCACCTTTCGAAGTCCCTCGTTCTTTCGGCCCCTACCACAGCGGCTGCACTTCCTACCGCCGAGCATTTTGAACTGCCTGAAAAGGTGCTGCAATTTGGCACGGGCGTACTGCTGCGTGGCCTGCCCGACTACTTCATCGACAAAGCCAACCGCCAAGGCATCTTCAACGGCCGGGTGGTGGTAGTCAAGAGCACCGACGGCGGCGACATTACCGCGTTTGAGCGCCAAGATGGGCTCTACACGCTGGTGGTCCGCGGCGTAGAGGACGGCCAAACCATTGAGGAAAACGTGGTGAGTTCAGCTATTAGCCGGGTGCTGTCGGCCAAAAGCCAGTGGAGCGAAATTCTTGCTTGCGCCGCCAACCCGGAGCTAACGGTAATCATCTCCAACACCACGGAAGTAGGCATCCAACTGGTGGCCGACGACGTGACGCAGGCACCGCCCGTTTCGTTTCCCGGTAAGCTGCTGGCTTTCCTGTATGCCCGCTACCAAGCCTTCGACGGCGACAAAGCCAAGGGCCTCGTGATTGTGCCCACCGAGCTGATTGTGGACAATGGCACCAAGCTGGAGGCCATCCTGCTGGAGCAAGCGCACCGCAACAACTTGCCGGCTGAGTTCATCGACTGGCTGGAGACGGCCAACTCTATCTGCAATTCCCTGGTTGACCGGATTGTGCCGGGCCGGCCCGATGTATCGATGCAGGAAAGCCTGGCCGAACAGCTAGGCTACGACGACGAGCTGCTGACCATGTCGGAGGTGTATACGCTGTGGGCAATTGAGGGCGACGAGCACGTGAAAGAGGTGCTCTCGTTCCACCAGGCCGACAAAGGGGTAGTCATCAAGCCCGATATCAACCAGTTCCGGGAGTTAAAGCTGCGCCTACTCAACGGCACTCATACGCTGAGCTGCGGACTGGCGCTGCTGTCAGGTTTCACCACCGTGCGCGAGTCCATGGACGACAAGCTGTTCGCCAGCTTCGTGCACAACCTGATGCTAGCCGATTTGCTGCCGGGCATCCCATATGCCATCGACGAGAAAGTGGGGCAGCGCTTCGGGATGCAGGTGCTGGACCGTTTTCGCAACCCGTTTATCGAGCACCGGTGGTTGAGCATCAGCCTCAACTACACCGCCAAACAGCAGATGCGCAACGTGCCTACGCTGCTGCATTACTCGCGGCAACTGGGGGCGGTGCCGCACTACGTGGCGCTGGGGTTTGCGGCCTACCTGCTGTTTATGCGGGGTACGCGCCAAGATGCCAGCGGCTGGCATGGCGAAATCAACGGAACCGAGTACATCATTCAGGACGAGAAGGCCGGGTACTTTGCGGATGTTTGGAACCGCCTCGAACCAGCTGAACTAACCCGGACGGTGCTGCACAACACCACGCTGTGGGGCCACGACTTGTTGGCCGTACCTGGCTTTGCCGACGAAGTAAGCAACTACCTGGAACAGCTCCTCACGCATGGCGCCCACGCAACCCTGGCGAAGGTGTTGAACCAAACCGTAAGCCAGAAAGAAGTAGCGAAATGA
- a CDS encoding SDR family oxidoreductase: protein MALAASFDLTGKRALVTGCTRGIGQAMAIGLAEAGADIIGVSASLALTGSETEQAVRALGREFNAYQSDFGDRAQVDAFIAQVQADFPQIDILINNAGTIKRAPAAEHSDELWDEVLRINLDAPFRLARAIGGQMLKQGSGKIIFTASLLTFQGGINVPGYAASKGAIGSVVKALANEWAGRGVNVNAIAPGYIATDNTEALRNDPDRSQSILSRIPANRWGTPEDFKGPTVFLASSAADYVHGTILTVDGGWMGR from the coding sequence ATGGCTCTTGCAGCTTCCTTCGATTTGACTGGCAAACGCGCATTGGTAACGGGCTGCACCCGCGGCATCGGCCAGGCCATGGCCATCGGATTAGCAGAGGCCGGGGCCGACATCATCGGCGTATCGGCTTCCTTGGCCCTGACCGGCAGCGAAACGGAACAAGCAGTGCGTGCCCTCGGTCGAGAGTTCAACGCGTACCAGTCCGATTTCGGTGACCGGGCCCAGGTAGATGCCTTTATCGCGCAAGTGCAGGCTGATTTTCCGCAAATCGACATCCTCATCAACAACGCTGGCACCATCAAGCGGGCCCCCGCTGCCGAGCATTCCGACGAATTGTGGGACGAAGTGCTGCGCATCAACCTCGATGCGCCTTTCCGCTTGGCGCGTGCTATTGGCGGGCAAATGCTGAAGCAGGGCTCCGGCAAAATCATCTTCACGGCCTCGTTGCTCACGTTTCAAGGGGGCATCAACGTGCCGGGCTATGCGGCCAGCAAAGGGGCCATTGGCAGCGTAGTGAAAGCCTTAGCCAATGAGTGGGCCGGCCGCGGCGTCAACGTGAATGCCATTGCCCCTGGGTATATTGCCACCGACAACACCGAGGCCCTCCGCAACGACCCCGACCGCAGCCAGAGCATTCTGAGCCGCATCCCGGCCAACCGCTGGGGCACCCCCGAAGATTTCAAAGGCCCGACAGTTTTCCTGGCTTCCTCGGCCGCCGACTACGTCCACGGCACCATCTTAACGGTAGATGGCGGCTGGATGGGCCGCTAA
- the kduI gene encoding 5-dehydro-4-deoxy-D-glucuronate isomerase: protein MTQRYAISPRETAAMNTAELRENFLVENLFVADNIELVYTHYDRMIVGGAMPTTEPLTLPNPENLKADFFLQRRELGILNIGAPGHVTVDGTVYELGNQDCLYVGKEAREVVFASSDASKPAQYYLLSAPAHHAYPTRRMTQAEATPVQLGTPETANERTIFKYIYLEGIQSCQLVMGLTQLKSGSVWNTMPSHVHDRRMEVYVYFDLPENQRVLHLMGEPQQTRPLWVSNGQAVLSPPWSIHTGCGTSNYTFIWGMAGENLEYTDMDPVTIDQLR, encoded by the coding sequence ATGACCCAACGATATGCCATCAGCCCGCGCGAGACAGCGGCTATGAACACCGCCGAACTCCGGGAAAATTTCTTGGTGGAAAATCTGTTTGTCGCAGACAACATCGAGTTGGTCTATACGCACTATGACCGCATGATTGTGGGCGGCGCCATGCCTACTACCGAGCCCCTGACGCTCCCAAATCCCGAGAACCTGAAGGCCGACTTCTTTTTGCAGCGCCGCGAACTAGGTATTCTCAACATCGGGGCTCCCGGCCACGTGACGGTCGATGGCACGGTATACGAACTCGGCAACCAGGATTGCCTCTATGTGGGCAAAGAGGCCCGCGAAGTGGTATTTGCTTCTTCTGATGCTAGCAAGCCCGCTCAGTACTATTTGCTGTCGGCGCCTGCGCACCACGCCTACCCAACACGGCGCATGACGCAAGCCGAAGCAACGCCCGTGCAGCTCGGAACGCCTGAAACAGCCAATGAGCGCACTATTTTCAAATACATCTACCTGGAAGGCATCCAAAGCTGCCAGCTGGTGATGGGCCTGACCCAGCTCAAGTCGGGTAGCGTGTGGAACACCATGCCCTCACACGTGCACGACCGGCGCATGGAGGTGTACGTTTACTTCGACCTGCCTGAAAACCAGCGCGTGCTGCACCTGATGGGCGAGCCCCAACAGACCCGCCCCCTATGGGTAAGCAACGGCCAGGCAGTGCTGTCGCCCCCGTGGTCGATTCACACCGGCTGCGGCACTAGCAACTACACCTTTATCTGGGGCATGGCCGGCGAGAACCTCGAGTACACCGACATGGACCCCGTTACCATCGACCAACTTCGCTAA